From a region of the Mytilus galloprovincialis chromosome 3, xbMytGall1.hap1.1, whole genome shotgun sequence genome:
- the LOC143067741 gene encoding uncharacterized protein LOC143067741 isoform X1 encodes MSAFSIKRQITYRPHEALERMLNKTTLSTQRVQHNNVIDLGNRMLLVKDDDSKERQEKLLSHVLDEAEARHTRELRAALKRLRDQKDEEKKRAVERERNYYEKKAERIETQRNELEAERFRELTKKLEKEKQAALAEQWDYCERLKEEAIVEAKIELTKQLRKEFTVEKEQAIAEALKKQKEKLLTKEKENIEKTIKECEEKARKETERVAKLHQKEIDRLNDRYNALERKYQIEYSHRHRVEEDFRCLQDDYKRFLDHTDGKFHSDYLMRLRYTGLRLANKRISDVTYEDVYQLK; translated from the exons ATGTCTGCATTTTCGATCAAAAGGCAGATTACATATCGTCCCCATGAAGCTCTCGAGCGAATGCTGAACAAAACAACTCTTTCAACCCAAAGAGTTCAACATAATAATGTCATTG ACTTGGGGAATCGTATGTTGTTGGTTAAAGATGATGATTCCAAAGAAAGACAGGAAAAACTGCTCAGCCATGTTTTAGATGAAGCAGAGGCAAGACATACTAGAGAACTTCGAGCTGCTCTAAAGAGACTTAGAGATCAGAAAGATGAAGAAAAGAAAAGAGCAGTGGAAAGAGAAAGAAAT TATTATGAAAAGAAAGCAGAAAGAATTGAAACACAAAGAAATGAACTTGAAGCAGAGAGATTTCGGGAACTGACCaagaaattagaaaaagaaaaacaagcagCTCTTGCTGAACAGTGGGATTATTGTGAAAGACTCAAGGAGGAGGCTATAGTGGAGGCTAAAATAGAATTGACAAAACAATTAAGGAAGGAATTCACAGTAGAAAAGGAGCAGGCTATAGCTGAGGCATTGAAAAAACAAAAG GAAAAACTTTTgaccaaagaaaaagaaaacatagaGAAAACAATTAAAGAATGTGAAGAAAAGGCTAGAAAGGAGACAGAGAGAGTTGCCAAATTACATCAAAAAGAAATAGACAGATTAAATGATAG GTATAATGCTCTAGAGCGAAAATATCAAATAGAATATTCTCACAGACATCGAGTTGAAGAAGATTTCAGA TGCTTACAAGATGATTACAAAAGATTCTTGGATCACACAGATGGCAAGTTCCATTCAGATTACTTAATGAGATTACGATACACTGGATTAAGATTAGCTAACAAAAGAATAAGTGATGTCACTTATGAAGATGTTTACCAATTaaaataa
- the LOC143067741 gene encoding uncharacterized protein LOC143067741 isoform X2 has translation MKRQFRCKSAHVTREEIKHESLVKYLANRPKSGKNDLGNRMLLVKDDDSKERQEKLLSHVLDEAEARHTRELRAALKRLRDQKDEEKKRAVERERNYYEKKAERIETQRNELEAERFRELTKKLEKEKQAALAEQWDYCERLKEEAIVEAKIELTKQLRKEFTVEKEQAIAEALKKQKEKLLTKEKENIEKTIKECEEKARKETERVAKLHQKEIDRLNDRYNALERKYQIEYSHRHRVEEDFRCLQDDYKRFLDHTDGKFHSDYLMRLRYTGLRLANKRISDVTYEDVYQLK, from the exons atgaaacgTCAATTTCGTTGTAAAAGTGCACATGTTACTAGAGAGGAAATTAAACATGAAAGTTTGGTAAAATACCTTGCTAACAGACCCAAATCTGGGAAAAATG ACTTGGGGAATCGTATGTTGTTGGTTAAAGATGATGATTCCAAAGAAAGACAGGAAAAACTGCTCAGCCATGTTTTAGATGAAGCAGAGGCAAGACATACTAGAGAACTTCGAGCTGCTCTAAAGAGACTTAGAGATCAGAAAGATGAAGAAAAGAAAAGAGCAGTGGAAAGAGAAAGAAAT TATTATGAAAAGAAAGCAGAAAGAATTGAAACACAAAGAAATGAACTTGAAGCAGAGAGATTTCGGGAACTGACCaagaaattagaaaaagaaaaacaagcagCTCTTGCTGAACAGTGGGATTATTGTGAAAGACTCAAGGAGGAGGCTATAGTGGAGGCTAAAATAGAATTGACAAAACAATTAAGGAAGGAATTCACAGTAGAAAAGGAGCAGGCTATAGCTGAGGCATTGAAAAAACAAAAG GAAAAACTTTTgaccaaagaaaaagaaaacatagaGAAAACAATTAAAGAATGTGAAGAAAAGGCTAGAAAGGAGACAGAGAGAGTTGCCAAATTACATCAAAAAGAAATAGACAGATTAAATGATAG GTATAATGCTCTAGAGCGAAAATATCAAATAGAATATTCTCACAGACATCGAGTTGAAGAAGATTTCAGA TGCTTACAAGATGATTACAAAAGATTCTTGGATCACACAGATGGCAAGTTCCATTCAGATTACTTAATGAGATTACGATACACTGGATTAAGATTAGCTAACAAAAGAATAAGTGATGTCACTTATGAAGATGTTTACCAATTaaaataa